The stretch of DNA TTTAAAAAGCACCTATTTTATCTGCTTCCTGATGAATCTTTTCAAGTGTTGCTGGAACAAAATTTAATCCATATTTTTTTGCTGTTTCACGGGCACTATCTATTATGTATCCCATGAGCTGTGTTCGCACATCATTTTTATCCAAATAATCAGTTGTATTATGAGTGGCAGCTACTACTGTTTTTATAGGTTGTTTTTTCTCAAGCATAGTCTGCACGTAAGTTCTAATTAATCTTGAATGGACTCCACGCAAAGAATACATATCTGGATTTAATGTTATCCGAGATGAAAACATTCCTGGCAAAAGTGCAGTAACCGGAATTTTATATAAATCAAGATTTCCACATATAAGCCTACTTTCTGAACTTGCATGATGTGCATATGGAAAAGCGCCTCGCCAATCTCTTCCAACACTACGGTCATATCCCCCCGCATATGTATTCGAAGTTTCTCGATATCCAAGCTCACTCAGAATAGGAAAAGTATGGTCATTTGCTGAACCATAGCCAGGTTTAAAAACTGTGCTTTCCATCCCCAAAGCATCTTCCCAATCCTGTTTTGCTAATTTCAATATCTCTTTTTGTTTCTTATATTCATATTGTCCAAGATGTTTTCTATATTTCAAATCCCGAAAACTA from bacterium encodes:
- a CDS encoding polysaccharide deacetylase family protein codes for the protein MSIEKNLYFIFTMDCERVGTESWMNDGAPSWSISEKAILGMAEVLKRKKAIGGFYSTPATAKKHRKIFIELAKEGFELGLQFHCDSFRDLKYRKHLGQYEYKKQKEILKLAKQDWEDALGMESTVFKPGYGSANDHTFPILSELGYRETSNTYAGGYDRSVGRDWRGAFPYAHHASSESRLICGNLDLYKIPVTALLPGMFSSRITLNPDMYSLRGVHSRLIRTYVQTMLEKKQPIKTVVAATHNTTDYLDKNDVRTQLMGYIIDSARETAKKYGLNFVPATLEKIHQEADKIGAF